In a single window of the Candidatus Caccoplasma merdavium genome:
- the purT gene encoding formate-dependent phosphoribosylglycinamide formyltransferase, giving the protein MTKLGTALSEIGTKVVLCGSGELGKEVAIELQRYGVEVVALDKYPNAPAMQVAHRSYVLSMLDGAKLREIIEKEKPDHIIPEVEAIATPTLVELEKEGYNVTPTAKATFLTMNREGIRRLAAEELGLKTSPYRFASTREEFEAAVAEIGMPCVVKPIMSSSGHGQSVIRTQADIDHAWHYAQEGGRAGAGRVIVEGFVNFDYEITLLTVRHIGGTTFLKPIGHHQVDGDYRESWQPQAMSEKALKAAEEIAGKITAALGGWGIFGVEMFICGDEVIFSEVSPRPHDTGMVTMISQDLSEFALHARAVLGLPVPGIRFHAPSASKAIVVEGDTDKVEFDNLEEVLSEPDVQIRIFGKAEVKGHRRLGVILASADTVEEALAKAERAYAKLKIRTLPR; this is encoded by the coding sequence ATGACTAAACTCGGAACTGCCCTTTCAGAAATCGGAACCAAAGTCGTCCTATGCGGTTCGGGCGAACTCGGCAAAGAGGTCGCCATCGAACTACAACGCTATGGTGTGGAAGTCGTTGCCCTCGACAAATACCCCAACGCCCCCGCCATGCAAGTGGCTCACCGCTCCTATGTGCTGTCGATGCTCGACGGAGCCAAGCTGCGCGAAATCATCGAAAAAGAGAAACCCGACCACATCATACCCGAGGTCGAGGCCATCGCCACCCCCACCCTCGTAGAACTCGAAAAAGAGGGCTACAACGTCACCCCCACGGCCAAAGCGACCTTCCTCACCATGAACCGCGAAGGCATACGCCGCCTCGCCGCCGAAGAACTGGGGCTGAAAACCTCGCCCTACCGCTTCGCCTCGACCCGGGAAGAATTTGAGGCCGCCGTGGCCGAAATAGGCATGCCCTGCGTCGTAAAACCCATCATGAGCTCGTCGGGCCACGGCCAAAGCGTCATACGCACCCAAGCCGACATCGACCACGCCTGGCACTACGCCCAAGAAGGCGGACGCGCCGGAGCCGGACGCGTCATCGTCGAAGGCTTTGTCAATTTCGACTACGAGATAACCCTCCTCACCGTGCGCCACATCGGTGGCACCACCTTCCTCAAACCCATCGGACACCACCAGGTCGACGGCGACTACCGCGAATCGTGGCAACCGCAAGCCATGAGCGAGAAAGCCCTGAAAGCCGCCGAAGAGATTGCCGGTAAAATCACGGCCGCACTGGGTGGCTGGGGCATCTTCGGTGTGGAGATGTTTATCTGCGGCGACGAAGTGATATTCAGCGAAGTATCGCCCCGTCCGCACGATACGGGCATGGTAACGATGATTTCGCAAGACCTGTCGGAGTTTGCCCTCCACGCCCGCGCCGTGCTGGGACTCCCCGTCCCGGGAATCCGCTTCCACGCCCCGTCGGCCTCCAAGGCCATCGTCGTCGAAGGCGATACCGACAAGGTCGAGTTCGACAACCTCGAAGAGGTATTGAGCGAACCCGACGTGCAAATACGCATATTCGGCAAGGCCGAAGTCAAGGGGCACCGCCGCCTGGGTGTGATTCTGGCGTCTGCCGACACGGTCGAAGAGGCATTGGCCAAAGCCGAACGCGCCTATGCCAAACTCAAAATACGCACGCTTCCCCGCTAA
- a CDS encoding glycoside hydrolase 43 family protein, whose protein sequence is MKKNSLIAALLLLAGELAAQNISEVWVPDLGNGKYKNPIINADYSDPDVCRVGDDYYMTSSSFNCIPALQILHSKDLVNWTLIGYAAERLTPEEDFSKPQHGNGVWAPSIRYHNGEFYVCYGDPDRGIYMIKTKDPAGRWDDPILIHPAVGLIDPCPFWDEDGRAYIAHGYAGSRAGVKSIIGMIEMTPDGTATIGSDRVIYDGHIGNETIEGAKMYKRDGYYYIFSPAGGVATGWQVVLRSKNVWGPYETRTVMAQGNTDVNGPHQGGWVDTPDGKEHWFLHFQDKGAYGRVVHLQPMVWLENGWPVIGVDKDGDGCGEPVSTYKKPNVGKTYPKATPAESDEFDSVDLGLQWQWHGNPNALWYFCDAAASQLRLFSHYTPDMKSLYDVPNLLLQKLPTENFTATTKVKFVPRKNKGKTVEGERAGLVVMGLDYAVLALDSRADGLYLVQADCKKADKGGIEKENAAIKLDSDELYLRVKFEQAGAKKPTQKGDYKCVCTFYYSLDGKKYEPVGKAFTAQVGKWIGAKVGLFCTRPWKSNDSGWLETDWFRITRK, encoded by the coding sequence ATGAAAAAAAACAGCCTCATTGCAGCCCTCCTGCTCCTGGCCGGCGAGCTCGCGGCCCAAAACATCTCGGAAGTATGGGTTCCCGACCTCGGTAACGGAAAATACAAAAACCCGATTATCAACGCAGACTACTCCGACCCCGACGTTTGCCGGGTCGGCGACGACTACTACATGACCTCATCGAGCTTCAACTGCATACCGGCCCTGCAAATCCTGCACTCCAAAGACCTCGTCAACTGGACCCTCATCGGTTATGCCGCCGAACGGCTCACCCCCGAAGAAGACTTCTCCAAGCCCCAGCACGGCAACGGCGTGTGGGCTCCCAGCATACGCTACCACAACGGAGAATTCTATGTATGCTATGGCGACCCTGACCGGGGCATCTACATGATTAAGACCAAAGACCCGGCCGGACGCTGGGACGACCCCATACTCATTCACCCCGCAGTAGGGCTCATCGACCCCTGCCCCTTCTGGGACGAAGACGGCCGCGCCTACATTGCCCATGGCTATGCCGGTAGCCGCGCCGGTGTGAAGAGTATCATCGGCATGATAGAGATGACTCCCGACGGCACCGCCACCATCGGGTCCGACCGCGTCATCTATGACGGACACATCGGCAACGAGACCATCGAAGGGGCCAAAATGTATAAACGCGACGGCTACTACTACATCTTCTCGCCCGCCGGCGGCGTAGCCACGGGTTGGCAGGTGGTGCTCCGTTCCAAAAACGTGTGGGGACCTTATGAAACCCGCACCGTCATGGCACAAGGCAACACCGACGTCAACGGCCCGCACCAAGGTGGTTGGGTCGACACCCCCGACGGCAAGGAACACTGGTTCCTGCACTTCCAAGACAAAGGCGCTTACGGTCGCGTCGTGCATCTGCAACCCATGGTATGGCTCGAAAACGGCTGGCCCGTCATCGGTGTCGACAAAGACGGCGACGGCTGCGGCGAACCGGTCAGCACCTATAAAAAACCCAACGTAGGCAAGACCTACCCGAAAGCCACCCCCGCCGAAAGCGACGAGTTCGACAGTGTGGACCTCGGCCTGCAATGGCAATGGCACGGCAACCCCAATGCCTTGTGGTACTTCTGCGATGCCGCCGCCTCACAACTACGCCTCTTCTCGCACTACACCCCCGACATGAAGAGCCTCTATGACGTTCCCAACCTGCTGTTGCAAAAACTCCCCACCGAAAACTTCACGGCCACCACGAAAGTAAAATTCGTGCCCCGCAAGAACAAAGGGAAAACGGTTGAAGGCGAACGCGCCGGACTCGTGGTCATGGGCCTCGACTACGCCGTGCTGGCTCTCGACAGCCGGGCCGACGGCCTCTACCTCGTGCAAGCCGACTGCAAGAAAGCCGACAAAGGGGGCATCGAAAAAGAGAATGCCGCCATCAAACTCGACAGCGATGAGCTCTACCTGCGCGTGAAGTTCGAACAGGCCGGAGCCAAAAAACCGACCCAAAAAGGAGACTACAAGTGCGTATGCACTTTCTATTACAGCCTCGACGGCAAGAAATATGAGCCTGTCGGCAAAGCCTTCACCGCCCAGGTAGGCAAATGGATTGGCGCCAAGGTCGGCCTCTTCTGCACCCGTCCGTGGAAGAGCAACGACAGCGGCTGGCTCGAAACAGACTGGTTCCGCATCACCCGCAAGTAA
- a CDS encoding pectin esterase — protein sequence MKNRMKFFLFFFLACTFISAAQGPKQRLIVAQDGSGDYTSIQEAIYAIRDYTPIPITVFIKNGTYNEKVIIPTWKCDITLTGESADSTIITFGDYAGKEIVYFGDSITKMGTFRTHTMLVAGHRITLENLTIENNAGRVGQAVALHTEGDQIIVRNCRLKGNQDTLFTGDEKSHVYFENCYIDGTTDFIFGPAICWFENCQIHSKQNSYITAASTAAESPFGYVFHNCTLTAENDVNKVYLGRPWRAYAAVVFMECDLGKHIRYEGWENWRNPENEKTARYAEYHNSGEGAGIEKRVDWCRQLSKKEARKYTRENVLGGDWWQNR from the coding sequence ATGAAAAACCGAATGAAATTTTTCCTCTTCTTTTTCCTTGCCTGCACCTTCATCTCGGCAGCCCAAGGCCCCAAGCAACGCCTCATCGTGGCCCAAGACGGCAGCGGCGACTACACCTCCATACAAGAAGCCATATACGCCATACGCGACTACACCCCCATACCCATCACCGTCTTTATCAAGAACGGCACCTATAACGAGAAAGTCATCATTCCCACCTGGAAATGCGACATCACCCTCACCGGAGAAAGCGCCGACAGCACCATCATCACCTTTGGCGACTACGCCGGCAAAGAAATTGTCTACTTCGGAGACAGCATCACCAAAATGGGAACCTTCCGCACCCACACGATGCTGGTGGCCGGCCATCGCATCACCCTCGAAAATCTCACCATCGAAAACAACGCCGGGCGTGTGGGACAGGCCGTAGCCCTGCACACCGAAGGCGACCAAATCATCGTACGCAACTGCCGCCTCAAAGGCAACCAGGACACGCTCTTCACCGGTGACGAGAAGAGCCACGTCTACTTTGAGAACTGCTACATCGACGGCACGACCGACTTCATCTTCGGCCCGGCCATCTGCTGGTTTGAGAACTGCCAGATACACAGCAAGCAGAACTCTTACATCACAGCCGCCTCCACGGCCGCCGAGAGTCCCTTCGGCTATGTCTTCCACAACTGCACCCTCACCGCCGAGAACGACGTAAACAAAGTCTACCTCGGACGTCCGTGGCGAGCCTACGCCGCCGTTGTCTTCATGGAGTGCGACCTCGGCAAGCATATCCGTTACGAAGGCTGGGAAAACTGGCGTAACCCCGAGAACGAAAAGACCGCCCGCTATGCCGAATACCACAACAGCGGCGAAGGTGCCGGCATCGAGAAAAGAGTAGACTGGTGCCGCCAACTCTCCAAGAAAGAAGCCCGCAAATACACCCGCGAGAACGTCCTCGGCGGCGACTGGTGGCAAAACCGATAA
- a CDS encoding winged helix-turn-helix domain-containing protein, with amino-acid sequence MKREEIGMNAGLVWNALNEKGPMTVKDLKKATKLKDKQIFAALGWLSREDKISTSEVENDLEVSLIR; translated from the coding sequence ATGAAAAGAGAAGAAATTGGCATGAATGCCGGTTTGGTGTGGAATGCACTGAACGAAAAAGGTCCCATGACCGTAAAAGATTTGAAAAAAGCGACCAAACTGAAAGATAAACAAATTTTTGCAGCTTTGGGTTGGCTGTCTCGCGAAGACAAAATTTCTACCTCCGAAGTCGAGAACGACTTGGAAGTATCGCTCATCAGATAA
- a CDS encoding glycoside hydrolase family 88 protein translates to MKKTFKIVLFTALAIGCCGSIDAKKKQKFEVDPDLPMSIRMTQSEIIRNPEGWMLDFSKGLKWNYCHGLECQSFLDVHDHYIDNKKYAKIVAPFYTYVKEFADTIINEKGIIYGYKKSNYNLDHVNPGKILFRLYEREQDPRYKIAMDTLRSQLASQPRTSEGGFWHKRVYPFQMWLDGIYMGEPYYAQYTATFDADNEAAYADIVNQFLLVAKRTYDKETGLYRHAWDEIKALPWSDKSGRSAHVWGRALGWYMMAIVDALDYLPQDQPGRDKIITILQGIVKNLAKYQDPQTGAWCQVIDQTGREGNYLEMSCTPMYAYAIAKGVRKGYLDPSTLEMAKKAYQGILDNFIKVDEKGLVSLTRVCGVAGLGGKPYRDGSFEYYINEVIRDNDPKGVAPFIMLCIEMND, encoded by the coding sequence ATGAAAAAGACCTTTAAAATCGTACTTTTCACAGCCTTGGCCATCGGCTGCTGCGGCAGCATCGACGCCAAGAAAAAACAGAAATTCGAAGTAGACCCCGACCTGCCCATGTCGATACGCATGACGCAATCGGAGATAATCCGCAACCCCGAAGGGTGGATGCTCGATTTCAGCAAAGGGCTGAAATGGAACTACTGCCACGGCCTCGAATGCCAATCGTTCCTCGACGTCCATGACCACTACATCGACAACAAGAAATACGCCAAAATCGTAGCGCCTTTCTACACCTATGTCAAAGAATTTGCCGACACCATCATCAACGAGAAAGGCATCATCTACGGGTACAAGAAAAGCAACTACAACCTCGACCACGTCAATCCCGGCAAGATACTCTTCCGACTCTATGAACGCGAGCAAGACCCCCGCTACAAAATCGCCATGGACACCCTGCGCTCGCAACTGGCATCACAACCCCGCACCTCCGAAGGCGGATTCTGGCACAAACGCGTCTATCCGTTCCAGATGTGGCTCGACGGCATCTACATGGGAGAACCCTACTATGCACAATACACCGCCACGTTCGATGCCGATAACGAAGCTGCCTATGCCGACATCGTCAACCAGTTCCTCCTTGTCGCCAAACGCACCTACGACAAGGAGACCGGCCTCTACCGTCACGCCTGGGACGAAATCAAGGCACTGCCCTGGTCGGACAAGAGCGGCCGCTCGGCTCATGTATGGGGACGCGCCCTCGGCTGGTACATGATGGCCATCGTCGATGCCCTCGACTATCTGCCCCAAGACCAACCGGGTCGCGACAAAATAATCACCATCTTGCAAGGCATCGTGAAAAATCTGGCCAAATACCAAGACCCGCAAACCGGAGCCTGGTGCCAGGTCATCGACCAAACCGGCCGTGAAGGCAACTACCTCGAAATGTCGTGCACACCCATGTATGCCTATGCCATTGCCAAAGGCGTGCGCAAAGGCTACCTCGACCCTTCGACCCTCGAAATGGCCAAGAAAGCCTATCAAGGTATTCTCGACAACTTCATCAAAGTCGATGAAAAAGGTCTCGTCTCGCTCACCCGCGTATGCGGTGTAGCCGGCTTGGGCGGCAAACCCTACCGCGACGGTTCGTTCGAATACTACATCAACGAAGTGATTCGCGACAACGACCCCAAAGGTGTCGCCCCGTTTATCATGCTCTGCATCGAAATGAACGACTAA
- a CDS encoding glycoside hydrolase family 88 protein, with protein sequence MKRHTLLSPYAPIIIAAMAMIMGFASSARAENRAIDTDLPMAVRMSRSEMLRHPDYKTIDGNTSLKWNYTHGLLCQAIFAAYDYYHGDTLDCSDLYTYAKGYYEATINSQGTIYNYKERNYSLDHVNPGKNLFRLYEETGDARYLTAMKTLRKQLKNQPRTSDDGFWHKQNYPYQMWLDGLYMGTPYYARYARDFEDDPAASYADVIKQFNLVAQHTLDDHSGLYRHGWDEKRAQIWADKTTGQSQHVWGRALGWYTMALVDVLEILPDDTPDRESLLTILQGIFDRLPAYQDPETGAWYQVVDYPDSTDNYQEISCTAMFAYSIAKGVRLGYLDDTLLPVAERAYQGICEHYLSFDAEGKTLLHQICSVAGLSSDRDGSYDYYVNQTKTIDNDPKGVGPFILLCIEMDRIENEEQPSAVNNTPAQTLSARLLPGRGEAEVHYLLPRQSDVEMTLIDPAGRRHDNIVLKNQPAGAHSQKLATHALPAGLYLLQIKADHEIITIKYTKP encoded by the coding sequence ATGAAACGACATACCTTACTCTCTCCATACGCGCCCATTATCATCGCTGCCATGGCGATGATAATGGGTTTTGCGTCATCGGCCCGAGCCGAGAACAGGGCCATCGACACCGACCTGCCGATGGCCGTGCGCATGAGCCGCTCTGAGATGCTGCGCCACCCCGACTACAAGACCATCGACGGCAACACCAGCCTCAAATGGAACTACACCCACGGACTGCTGTGCCAAGCCATCTTCGCCGCCTATGACTACTACCACGGCGACACGCTCGATTGCAGCGACCTCTACACCTATGCCAAGGGATACTACGAGGCAACCATCAACAGCCAGGGCACCATCTACAACTACAAAGAGCGCAACTACTCGCTCGACCATGTAAACCCCGGCAAGAACCTGTTCCGCCTCTACGAAGAGACCGGCGACGCCCGTTATCTCACCGCCATGAAGACCCTGCGCAAGCAGTTGAAAAACCAACCCCGCACTTCGGACGACGGTTTCTGGCATAAACAGAACTACCCCTACCAAATGTGGCTCGACGGCCTCTACATGGGGACACCCTACTATGCCCGATATGCCCGGGACTTCGAAGACGACCCGGCAGCTTCCTATGCCGACGTCATCAAACAGTTCAACCTCGTGGCACAACACACCCTCGACGACCATAGCGGCCTCTACCGCCACGGCTGGGACGAGAAACGGGCGCAAATATGGGCCGACAAGACCACCGGGCAGTCGCAGCATGTGTGGGGACGCGCCCTCGGCTGGTACACCATGGCACTGGTCGACGTGCTCGAAATACTCCCCGACGACACCCCCGACCGGGAATCTCTGCTTACAATCCTGCAAGGCATCTTCGACAGACTGCCGGCTTATCAGGACCCTGAAACGGGAGCCTGGTACCAAGTCGTCGATTACCCCGACAGTACCGACAACTATCAGGAAATCTCCTGCACCGCCATGTTTGCCTACTCCATTGCCAAGGGCGTGCGGTTGGGATACCTCGACGACACGCTTCTGCCCGTTGCCGAGAGAGCCTATCAGGGCATCTGCGAGCACTACCTCTCCTTCGACGCCGAGGGGAAAACCCTGCTGCACCAAATCTGCTCCGTCGCAGGACTGAGCAGCGACCGCGACGGCTCCTATGACTACTATGTGAACCAGACCAAGACAATCGACAACGACCCCAAAGGAGTCGGGCCCTTTATCCTCCTCTGCATCGAGATGGACCGCATCGAAAACGAGGAGCAGCCCTCCGCCGTGAACAACACTCCCGCACAGACGCTCTCGGCCCGGCTGTTACCGGGCAGAGGCGAAGCCGAGGTGCATTACCTCCTTCCCCGACAGAGCGACGTAGAGATGACACTCATCGACCCGGCCGGGAGGAGACACGACAATATCGTCTTGAAAAACCAGCCGGCCGGCGCACATAGCCAAAAGCTGGCAACACACGCTTTACCCGCAGGTCTCTACCTCTTGCAAATAAAAGCCGACCACGAAATCATCACCATAAAATACACAAAACCCTAA
- a CDS encoding pectin esterase — translation MKRIILYLFGVCLIAAFMALSNKQKPVIYMIGDSTMSNKSLVGGNPERGWGHVLPGFFSPEIKIDNHAVNGRSSLSFMSRWGAVYDQLKKGDYVFIQFGHNDQKKKPDRYSDPDTAYKNNLRFYINQTREKGAIPVLFTSIIRRKFGDDGKLVDTHGRYITACKEVAAEMKVVCIDLNNSTETLVNNLGDDASKELFMWVAPGTCPAIPDGRKDDTHLKVKGARIVAGMAVDSIEKKIPKLAPYIRRYDYVVAQDGSGDFFTLQRAIDAAPTFSKRPITIYVRNGVYKEKITVPGNRTNIHIIGEDVDKVVFTYDDYASKKNEFGDNIGTSGSASFYVYGDGFKAENVTFENSAGPVGQAVALFVASDKSVFKNCKMKGFQDTLYTYGEGTRQYYENCYIEGTTDFIFGKGTAWFEECTIHSKQNSYITAAATPEHIAYGYVFHDCRLTADEGVDRVYLGRPWRPYAAVLFTHCDMGSHIRPEGWHNWGKASNEETARYCEYKNKGAGADTEGRVTWSHQLSRKEASRYAIEDVLGGNDGWNPQKEAK, via the coding sequence ATGAAACGCATCATTTTATATCTGTTTGGCGTTTGCTTGATTGCCGCATTCATGGCTTTGTCAAACAAACAAAAACCGGTCATCTACATGATTGGAGACTCAACCATGTCGAACAAATCGCTTGTCGGAGGAAACCCCGAGCGGGGCTGGGGACATGTGCTCCCGGGATTCTTCTCGCCCGAAATAAAAATCGACAACCATGCCGTGAACGGCCGCAGTTCACTCAGCTTCATGAGCCGGTGGGGCGCCGTATATGACCAGTTGAAAAAAGGCGATTACGTCTTCATACAATTCGGGCACAACGACCAGAAGAAAAAGCCCGACCGCTACTCCGACCCCGATACCGCCTACAAGAACAACCTGCGTTTCTACATCAACCAAACCCGAGAAAAAGGCGCCATACCGGTACTCTTCACCTCGATAATCCGCCGCAAGTTTGGTGACGACGGGAAACTCGTCGACACCCACGGGCGTTACATCACGGCCTGCAAAGAGGTCGCCGCCGAAATGAAAGTCGTGTGCATCGACCTCAACAACAGCACCGAAACCCTCGTCAACAACCTCGGCGACGACGCCTCCAAGGAGCTTTTCATGTGGGTGGCTCCCGGCACCTGCCCCGCCATTCCTGACGGACGGAAAGACGACACCCACCTCAAAGTGAAAGGCGCCCGCATCGTAGCCGGCATGGCCGTCGACTCCATCGAGAAGAAAATACCCAAACTCGCCCCCTATATCCGCCGTTACGACTACGTCGTGGCCCAAGACGGCAGCGGCGACTTCTTCACACTGCAACGCGCCATCGACGCCGCCCCCACATTCAGCAAACGGCCGATAACCATCTATGTGCGCAACGGCGTGTATAAAGAGAAAATCACCGTGCCCGGCAACCGCACCAACATTCACATCATCGGCGAAGATGTCGACAAAGTGGTCTTCACCTATGACGATTACGCCTCCAAGAAAAACGAATTCGGCGACAACATCGGCACCTCAGGCTCGGCCTCGTTCTATGTCTACGGCGACGGATTCAAGGCCGAGAACGTCACCTTCGAGAACAGCGCCGGCCCCGTGGGACAAGCCGTCGCCCTCTTTGTGGCCAGCGACAAATCGGTCTTCAAGAACTGCAAGATGAAAGGATTCCAGGACACCCTCTACACCTACGGTGAAGGCACCCGTCAATACTACGAGAACTGCTACATCGAAGGCACCACAGACTTCATCTTTGGCAAAGGCACGGCCTGGTTCGAAGAGTGCACGATACACAGCAAACAAAACTCCTACATCACAGCCGCCGCCACACCCGAACACATCGCCTACGGCTATGTGTTCCATGACTGCCGTCTCACTGCCGACGAAGGCGTAGACCGCGTCTACCTGGGCCGTCCGTGGCGACCCTACGCCGCCGTGCTCTTCACCCATTGCGACATGGGCAGCCACATTCGTCCCGAAGGGTGGCACAACTGGGGCAAAGCCTCCAACGAAGAGACCGCCCGCTACTGCGAATACAAAAACAAAGGAGCAGGAGCCGACACCGAAGGCCGCGTAACCTGGTCGCACCAACTGAGTCGCAAAGAAGCCTCCCGTTACGCCATCGAAGACGTATTGGGCGGGAATGACGGCTGGAATCCCCAAAAGGAAGCCAAATAA